A region of Salvelinus alpinus chromosome 6, SLU_Salpinus.1, whole genome shotgun sequence DNA encodes the following proteins:
- the LOC139579357 gene encoding ecto-ADP-ribosyltransferase 5-like produces the protein MQEILPLDMVRSSVDDKYDGCRGLMLRVVENMYLYDELNTNPQFNTSWNIAKPHAKQRGDSLNTDHSIAIYLYTKNKPGPNSKSIYLDFNKAVQEGNSAYMTTSFKYHALHFYLTDAIQILRERQETCKETFHRTNRKFDLSVLNHEIRFGTFATSSFRSDLTNFGNVSCFEIHTCFGAELTSYSAFPEEREVLIPPYEIFEVTKIQTKSPVNNLLCEVIYTLKSKGVDSDLNCKLILSGGESNIIRASDTGYIILYIMLITTVYYPSFTL, from the coding sequence ATGCAAGAGATTCTACCTCTAGACATGGTCCGTTCTTCTGTTGATGACAAATATGATGGTTGCAGAGGTTTAATGTTACGGGTGGTTGAAAACATGTACCTCTACGATGAGTTAAACACTAATCCTCAATTCAATACATCCTGGAACATAGCAAAACCACACGCTAAACAGCGTGGAGACAGTTTGAATACAGATCATTCCATTGCTATCTATTTGTACACAAAAAACAAACCAGGACCCAATTCCAAATCGATCTACCTGGACTTTAACAAAGCAGTTCAAGAGGGCAATTCTGCATATATGACAACATCATTCAAGTACCATGCATTGCATTTCTACCTGACTGATGCCATTCAGATTCTTAGAGAAAGACAAGAGACATGTAAGGAAACCTTTCACAGAACCAACCGGAAGTTTGATCTGAGTGTTCTCAACCACGAGATCCGTTTCGGCACCTTCGCCACAAGCTCTTTCAGATCCGACTTAACCAACTTTGGGAATGTGTCTTGCTTTGAGATCCACACTTGCTTTGGCGCTGAGCTAACTTCTTACTCAGCCTTTCCTGAAGAGAGGGAAGTTTTAATTCCACCATATGAGATTTTTGAAGTCACCAAAATCCAGACAAAGTCACCAGTGAATAACCTGTTGTGTGAAGTCATCTACACACTAAAGAGCAAGGGAGTAGACAGTGATCTGAATTGCAAATTGATTTTGAGTGGAGGAGAATCAAACATCATCAGAGCATCAGATACAGGCTACATAATACTCTATATTATGTTGATAACTACTGTATATTACCCCAGCTTCACACTGTAG